In Lycium barbarum isolate Lr01 chromosome 9, ASM1917538v2, whole genome shotgun sequence, the DNA window TGGTCCATGAAGTATTACACTTCATTGAGAATATTCTTCAAACTAAATACATAAGAGCCACTGAGTTTACAGCTGGGAGCCAGGTGAATCTATATGATGTACTAAATACATAAGAAGTACACTGTCTTGAAATTGTCTATATTGCAGCAGCCTAAGAGACAATATGAGTCAAAAGGCCTTAAATTGTAGCAGCCATgagggggtgggggtgagtggaaAGAAGATGGTtggtgtgggtgtgtgtgtgttcacCAATCAAATAGGAATAACCTGATATCATTTTTTTTGTAATGCTGGTGTCCATACTAGCTTGtgtgcacctcgactaattccactaGGTACCTGTACCCTCCCACCAGCATAGGTACCAGGTAACTCTGGTGGGGAAGAACTCACCTAGTATTCTTAAacttgagacctcatggttctcagcccacttcattgaccactaggccaacCCTTGGGTGTGAATAACCTGATAATTTTCCACTAAATTATATGGGTATATACACGTATTGACGTATATATACAAGTTCCCAGTCTGTTCTCTATACCTACAGGAATTACTACTCAACGAAAAAGGAAAATTTCGTAAACTGACTTCTAAGACAACCAGGATTCGTGTAAAGTTGGGAAATTATATAAATTAAAACCTAATAAACCATTTTTGCTACGCAGTTTGATATAAACAGACACCCTATAGTTAATGATAATAAACTAATAATCAACAGTATCTTGGTCAACAGCTATGCATTTGTTAAAGGAATAGAGGAGAACTTCATCAAAAATAAATAATGGTAAGACAAGAAATACAAACCATTTCAAGAATGTCATCTTCAGTCAAATTACTGGCAAGAGGGCTCCATTCCGCGGACAAGCCCCACATGTTGTTTTGAGGACCCACATCAGGGTCTACATGAAGATTATAGTGGCTTCCATTTCTCTGTGAATGCCTTGACGGTTTTGACTTTGATTCCCCTGATGCAATGGCTGACTCCTCAGCAGAAAAAACACCATTTATTCTCTGAGGTGCTCCATGGAGTCTACTAGCATCAACTTGATGTTGGTAGAATACAGAGGGATAAAACATGGACCCATTAGGCATCAGAGATGCATTAGAGTTTTCATCTCCAAGATGCATTGAAGAGAGATCATTCCTTGCGAATTTATCCCTGGATGAGCCAATAACTATTATAAAGAGAAAAATCATTTGGACCAATTTTTCTAGAACTCTAGCTCTATGTAGGAGTGGCAAAACTAGCCCATGAAAACGTGACAGGCTCATGACCCGCCcattttagcccaacccatttcagCTCATCTAAAAATGGGGTTGATATGTAGCCCAAATTGGCCAAATTGGGCTAATATTGTAGCATAAATTGACCCATAGAAACCTTGTCAATATAATTTCAAAAAGAcattttttatttgatatgttatatatagccataataaagAAGAATAATAGATTTATTAGGCACTTATAAAATTATAGAACAAACCAAcaaattaaaacatagtaagaattaGGCCGGTTGGGTTATGACCCGCTTTTTAGCCCATTTTAGCCCAATCCGTTTCACCCTAAGTAACTTCGGGCGGGTCATTGACTTGCCCAAATccagcccaacccgcccatttgacacccctagttcTATGTTTCCAAATAACAAAATGGGAACACTCAAGTTATTGGGAAAAGGGCTATACATTTTCAAATTAACATCCAAAGCATCGTGTCCATCAAGGAGCTCACATAAAGCTTCACCAATATCTGGAGGTAACTCCTGACAGCAGTACATGTTCCAGAGTCATAAAAGCCTCTTTACTAACAAGAGTACATGGAAAAAATTAAGCGAATAATACTAGGACAAGAATATAAACCCATGCCTGACAATCTCTACTAATTTTGACTGGTTTGTACTGATTCCATGGATTATTAAGGTGAAGAGTTCTTTGGAAAGGCAAATCATATAATCGCAGCCATTTCACTTTGAAGCTTCGACCCCAAGGATTACGTCCACCATTTCCTTGACTCCAAACTTGGTCTCTTCTCCAACCAACAGAAGAAACCATTTCGGCATATCCTTGAAAGTAACCACTCGCGTTGACACTGAATATTAGTATCACCTTGCTGGAATTCTGCCACAAAAGAAAAACTATGAATATTTGTCTGTACTGTTAGATATATGACAGctgttcataatatcataatactCATGAGAATATAAAAGGACAAATGACTTACATGAAATGCTTCATCCAGAATGGGCTCATTCATGACTTGAGTAGCCCAAATCCCGTTGTTTACTGATAATTGGATATTTTCATGGTTCAAACTCTTGATTACGAAATATCTTATGTCATAGAATTTACCCTTTCCAATTGCACTTGGAATTCCAATCTGCGGACATGAATTTGTGTGCTCCTCTGCTCTAGAACGACCGGTATCCTCATTTGCTCTGTAGCTTGGACTATCTGAGAAAAGAGTCCACATTTTTTATTAGAATCATGTCCATGTACCAATATATAGTAATTCATAAACTATCATTTAACCACTACTGTCATGTCAAGGACAAGAAAGCTACAggatattttctttttcttttttctttttttgttaacTATGATCAGGTAAAGTGAAATTTCATTAAGGTTACATCCAGGAGATGCTGAAATTAACGAGAAATAGACAAAACCAAGTTAGCTCCTGAACACTATCTGATGGGAAGGAAACAACCCACATCATAAGTACCATTTGGTGAAATGGGAAAACCATGTAGCCAAAGAAGTTAGGTGGACTTGGAATCAGAAACTTGACAATCCATAACAAAAGTATGATGATGAAATGGCTTTGGCGATACAGCCTTTTGGAGGCAGTTGATAAAAGCCAAGGATGGTGAACAAGGTTACTGGTGCACAAAATCTTCTACATCTCCAAATTGGTTGGGCCTATGGAAAAGTACAAATAAATAATGGTAGAATTCAACTCCAGCACCTCATTTAAAGTGGGAAATGGTGAATACATTAGCTTCTGGAATGATAAATGGTCAGCCAATTCATCTCTGGCAGATGATTTTCCCGATTTATTCCAGTTAACAAGACATCCACACGCCACAATTATGCAATGCAGAGAAGATAATGCTTGGAACATTTCATTTAAAAGGAATTTTCAAAATTGGGAATTCAACAGCTTTCTGGATTTGCTTGATAGAATGGAGAATTCTACATTGGTGCCACAGCTAAAAGATGGACTCATCACTAATATGGGGACGCTCAAGTGGTGGAATTTACAAAGTCAAGGCACATTATTTAAATACTTGTTTAAGAAACGGAGTAATTCAGAAGCCTGTTTGACTCAACATAACCTTTGGGAAAAAAGGCATTGAACCGTGCAATAGGTGTTATATAGCCAGCAGGAAGTGGGAAATGTCTGCCATCTTTTTTCTCAATCGTGAAGTAGCAACGGGTATTTGAAGCATGTATCTCTGTATGTTGGGAAAAACTTTATTATGTACCTCACACAACTGACATTGGTTGTGTGAGGCTTCTTTTTGTCTCGCAATTATTTGGACCCAATTCTTACACTTTTGGTTCCACTAAGTTGTGAGACAAAAAGAAGCCTCAAACAACTAGTGTCAGTTGTGTGACACGCATAATAAAAAATTTGCAAATTGGGGTATGCTGGGAAATGCCCTACAATATTGGAGATACCTATGCAAGCTGGGGGCTAAGGAAAGTCCAGAAAGCCATCAAGAATATCTGGAAAACGGTTCATGCATGCATTTTTTGGTGTATCTGATGGAGAGAAACTGTAGATGCTTTAATGGAATCTCAACTTCCAATCACTCCTTAAAAGCTATGTGTCTTTTAAGTCTTTTTTTTGGGGGAGCAACTTAAACAATGCAAATAGTATCAATGAAATCGTACATTTTGTTTTCTATGTACTTTCACAGTATCCTCTTGATACTATTTACTAATAAAAACTTaccatatcaaaaaaaaaaaaatcagagaaaTCGTAGATTTTGTTTTCTATGTACTTTCAGTATCATCTTGATACTGTTTTCTAATAAAAACTTACCATATCAAAAAAAGCAAATCATAGATTTTGTTAGTTCCTTGAGCTTTACCTAGTCTCATTCTACTGGAGCTAATTTCCTTTTGTAACTATTTGCATCCTCTGGATGCTTATCAAAGAAATTTATCACTTCATCCAAAAAAAGGTAATTTTATTAATGTTTAGTAACATGAAGGTATTGCGCAAGATCAAATCGTGATCCCAGCAAAAGTTACAGCATCAAGACAACCAATAAAGTCAAAAGAAATGATGGATTACTAACTGGTGCTCCTTTTAATCAAATAGATATGGCCATGATTGGCCATTACTTCACCCAGTGTTAATAAAAGCGCTCGCTTCAGGCTTCAGCGCTTAAAGCGTGAAGCGAGGTGAGGTGACAGGTCAAGCGCTTTTGTTCCCTAAAGCGAGAAGATCTGAAAAGCACTCGCTTCAGCAGAGAAGCAAGGCGAAGTGTGAAGTTTTGGAAATTTAATTGAAATAAGGGTTAATCTTAAAACAATTGCAACAGACTTACGCATCTTCTTCGCTGCTCTTCTTCTCCTCCAATCTAGGGTTCCAAGGTAAGTTCTTCTCCTCTTTTTTCgatttttttctcttcttgttttctccgctgtttttcttttattttctcctCTTTCGATTTTCCTTTATCTTCTTTTCTTCTCCTCCGCTAGTTTACTGTAGCCTTTTTATTGTTATTTGTTTCTTTGTTTTTTATCAAGCTTTTTCCCCTGTTTGTTGTAGCTTACAAATATTCATTTTGTTTATTATTTAAAGTTTGCTTAATATGTTATGACAATTATTGACTATCTAgttctagtatctattatttACCTTTTAATTTAAGAACTGAAAGATTTGCTAAATATGTTATTTCTATTGAGTTTTTTGGTTATttatgtcacgtccttagtcttcaataGCTCCAAATGGCACTTAGGTGGCATTATGACGTGGCAGGTCATCACATTTATCTATgcaaatttaatatttttttactttGTTTTATTTTGCACTTCAGTTGAAAAAAAGTGTGTGCTTCGCTTCACGCTTCTTGCTTCAGTGAAGCGAGCCCTCATCGCTTTTTCTGCTTCTCACTTTCCAAAACAATGGATTTTGACCTACTTCTACCTCTTCAACTGATATGTTATCCATGTTTATTGCTCCATAAATTTCATAGCAAAGCCAACCAAAAGATACTTGAAGCACGACACTCCTAAAACTGAGCATCTAAATAaccatatctatatcatatgcatacaaatTCATGGAGGATGTAATCCTTTTACGCAAGTCCATGACTATTCAGCCTAATGGACTACGAGGAACCTAGGACTGAGGACTCCTAGAAAGGAGGATTACCGTCTCGCGTACCGTACTGGCTTTCCCTTATTAAGAACAGACTGACTGACCAGTTTAACAAAAAAGTAGAAACAATATGACTTATGATGCTAGATCCAGGCAGAATGGGAATATACACCTCTGGATGACCAAAGAACCAAAAGAGATGCTGGTATAATATGGGTCTCCCCCTCCAGCAGGATCAGAAAAAGGTGTATTAAAGTCTCGATCAGTTAATAAACAACATGCAGAAATGAATTATGAAAAGATTTAATATCACTTTTATGTGGTTTAGTGGATAGAGCTACTAAAATCAAACCAGCTTACACATACTCAAGAAACTACACAAGTAATTGAAGCTCTTCATGTCATCATTAATTACTAACTAGTGATCCTCCTTTCTATCAAATTCAGCAAGCACTTCCTAATTCTCAAGTGAAGCTCCAGTTAAATAGAAAAGCCTGGAATTGTTTGGCCATCACTAACATGTtacaaaatacttttttttttttttgatgacatgggaacccgcagtcgctaccctttgggtgcgcacagggtaaatccagctcctgtgcaatagctcgcaaaccacacaggagaggtaacccgcactaggcaagccccgtgcgacgagctcgacccagaaggcaaatcccctgttgTCGttggcagggggtttcgaacctgagacctccattatgaaagccccatgctcaaccaactgagccacccttgcgggttacAAAATACTTATTGCTCCATCAGTTGAATAGCAAAGCTAACCAAAAGATACTTGAAGCATAGCACCTTTTGTATAAATGACCACATCCTTGTCTTCATCATGCAGACACATTCAAGGAGAAGCGGTAAACCTTGTAACAAATCTCAACAGCAGCAACGACTACTCAAAAGAATATCGAAGACAACACAGATAACTGAATTATGAAGTGATTCACCATCAGTTTTACCTGGTTCATCCAATTTCCCTCTTTCATTTTTCCATTCAGTCACTGAGGAATCAACTACAGATGTATCTTCATTTGCAGTATCTGATGACATATTTTTCTTACAACCTCCTgccaaaaaagaaataaaaaaccaACAAGATTACAAAacctaaacaacaacaacaacaacaacatacccaatgtgctcccacaagtggggtctgggagggtaggatgtacacaGACCTTATCTCTGCCTTTGTGGGGCAGAGAGgctgtttccaaaagaccctcggctATTACAAAACCTCAACGTAGACATAAAATAAAGTATATCAGAAGGTAAAATGAGGAATCCTTCTGAAAGGTAAAAATATTATAGGCTCTCTTTGTCTGAGGAGCATAGAATATACGTGTTCAAAGCACGATAAGAACAAACAAAGAGACTGCAATGAGCAGGCATGTCACTTTTATACTGTATGAAGATTATCCTTCAGTATATAGGGAATCATAGAACTTCTTAGACAGCTAGAAATATGGAACACTAAAAGAAAATTCTCGGATGAGTCATTTTTAAATGGCATAAGAAATTAACACAAAACAAATCCAAAACTAGTACACATCATCAACGTTCAAACAAACATAGTTTGATTCTCATATGGGTGCTATGGTGGCAACTGGGAACAACACGACATTCCAAAGAGCAGGAAACTGAAAAATCTGGCGAACTCATCTAATGTCAACTAACTGGAACAAAGAAAAAAATGCAGACAAAAGTGTTTAGCTAATAAAGCTCAATAATCAGGAGAAGAAAAAGGAACTAACATTTGCAGATTGTAGTAACACTATCAATATCGTGAGCTGTACTCAGCAGGGCCTTCAAGCAATCAAAATGCCTAAATTGTGAATGACGTAAGGTTTAGGGTGAGAGAAAAACTAAGATAGTTTCAAAAAAACAAAGTAATTCAAGTTCTTTTCCCCATACGTCCAACTTAAATCACCGTGCACGTCATCTACTTAAAAGGACCTTTCTTGTTCTTGCTTTAACTATTTGGTCGTGAAGCAAATATTGGATACAATGAGCTATGACTCATCGTTGCAAATCCTTTAGCGGCACTAGACTTCACTTAACCATTCTGTCAGCTCATGCATGAAAAGAAGCTTCGACTAATTTGTCGAAAGCTCAAACAACAAGAACAAGTGCCTCGAGCACCAAAAGTGTGGCTTAGTGGTGAATGAAGTAGAAGGTCAACCATGTGGTTTCAAGCTCAAGTCCAAACAGAGGCAAAAAACATTGTGATTTCTTTCCATCTTTCTATGCCTGTGGGGCAAAGTTACCTAGTACATAAGCTGGTGGGGGGTAGCAGGTCAGCGGTGAAACAATCGAGGCATGTGCAAGCTTACTCGGACACTATCGTCTATAAGGGGGAAAAAAGAACAAGTTATACTGTTTGGTAAGACCACAACACATAAATTCAACTTTGGAATACCCAAACTCTAGGAGAATCATCACATTTGGACAGTATCAACTATGTTCTAGGTTTCCAATGTCCATATCAAGTAGCCACTCCAAGATGAACCACAATGCATACGTAAGAGAGATAGAAACCAACTTACAAGACAAATGTCATTTAACAGAATTTGCGGGCTAGCACTCTACACTTATCCTCCTAGTTATGCATTCTCTCATAGCAAATATTGAGACTTTTAAAGATATAACGGAGTCAATCCCTGACAAAATCCAAACCCTTCACTTGTATAAGGCAATGACTAAATTCTTACTAGTGGCACCGGAGTTGTTCATGACTTAAATATTGAGCTTCAGATTCATTCAGCTTTTAGAATACCTACTAAAGTTTAGTCCACTTTTATTCATTTTCTTTCAATCACACCCTCGTCGGCTCATTTGGTTTAGCAGATTGGGTTCTCCACACCTCTTGATTCATTGCAGAAGTGTAATGGTAAAGTTTCTCTTTCGTGAACAATTATTCTcatttttgtttttgaatttgACACTTTCCCTTCTCCTTCAATGCAGCTATTCATTAATTGCAACCGCTAAGCTTTTAAATATCCAAATGTTGATCAGAGTGATACTTAGAGTACATTCTTAAACATTGTAACAAAATGCTCACTATTTTAAGACACTTCAACTAAAATAGACAGCTAAAGTTTATTCATCTTTCTTTATGAAGAGAAAAGGAAAACCCCAAACCCACATGATAAAACAATTCAGTCTGCAAATTCTTTGACTAGAAATGATTCATTTTGCAACTTCAACATAGTACTTCCTCTGTCCCAAATTTATGTgatactctttcctttttagtcagttccaaaaagaatgacatctttctatatttagtaacaatttaactttaaactacctattttacccttaatgagatgatttatagccacacaaacaTCTCTGACTTATTTTAATAAAAATGCTCACAGAATTCAATAACATTTGCACAACATAATTCGTACGCTCTTCAACATTCATTCCGAACAAGAAGAaattgaatgaaaaaaaaaaaaaagattatgtaAACTTTGCTTTCATTGTATTTTGAAGTCATTTTATGCCGCAAAACTGAAAACGGAAAGGAGAATTTACCTTTAAAACCCCATTGACCAACATGATAAAACAATTCCGTCTACAGGCTCTTTTAAGTAGAAATGACACATTTACAACTTCAACATAGGAGTAATAAAAATGCTCACTTTCAATAAAATTCGATTAACATTTGTGAAACATAATTCGTTTATAGCCAAAACAACTTCGGAATTACGCTCTTCAACCACATTTGAAACAAGAAAAAACTCAACGCCGAAAATAAATTATCTTTTTTACCAGGAAACTTTGTTTTTAGTGGTTTTTGAAGTCATTTTATGCTGTGAAACCAAAAATGGAAAGAAGAATTTACCTTTAAATTCACAGAGAACAACTCCGGTTTAAATGATTCATTTATAACTTCAACATAGTAATAAAAAGGCGTAATACATAAATAGGCCCTCAAACTTGGTCTCATTttaagtatgccctccaactttaggtgtgcacaagtaggcaccttaaCTTGTCACCACTTTATCAGTTGAACACtttaacttacaaaatgatcatctaggcactccaaaatttatgtgtcacgtcagCGCCACGTCaacatttgtgtttacgtgttcaattttttacaagttgaggtgcctacttgtgcacacccaaagttagaCAGCATTCTTAAAAAATGAGGCCAAGCTTGAgggcctatttatgtattatgcctaatAAAAATGCTCACTTTCTAATAAAATAAGTCAATTTATGCTGTGAAACCGAAAATGGAAAGAAGAATTTACCTTTAAATTCACAGAGAATAACTCCGGTTGAAACGATTCATTTATAACTTCAACATAGTATAAAAATGCTCACTTTCTAATAAAATTCGGCTAGCATTTACAAACAATAATTCATTTATCGCCAAAACAACTTCAACATTCATTCCGAACAAGAAGAAACTGAAAGACAAAAAAAGGTTCTCTTTTTACCATGTAAACTTTGCTTTCAGTGTTCTTTAAGTAGAAATGATTCATTTACAACTTCAACATGGTAATAAAAATGCTCACAGAATTCAATAAAAATCGACTAACATTTACCGAGAAGAATTCATTTATAGCTAAAACAACTTCAGAATTACACTCTTCAACCATATTTGAAGCAAGAAGAAACTGAACGACCATAAAGTTCTCTTTTTCGCCATGTAAACTTTGCTTTCAGTGATTTTTGAAGTCATTTAATGCCGCGAAACTGAAAATGGAAAGAAGAAGTTACCTTTAAAACCCCAGAAACCCACATGGTAAAACAATTCAGTCTGCCAATTCTTTGACTAGAAATGATTCATTTTACAACTTCAACATAGtacttcctctgtcccaatttatgtgacagttgacactctttcctttttagtcaattCCAAAAGGAATGACagctttctatatttagtaataatATCACTTTAAACTACCTATATTACCCtcaatgagatgatttatagccacacaaatatctatgactaaTTTTAATAAGCTTGCAGAATTCAATAAAATTCGACCTACATTTACAAAATATAATTCGTTTATAGCCAAAAGATGCAACTTCGGAACGCTCTTCAACGTTCATTCCGAACAAGAAGAAATTGAATGACAAAAAAAGATTATCTTTTTTACCATGTAAACTTTGCTTTCTTTGTATTTTGAAGTCATTTTATCCCGCGAAACTGAAAAAGGAAAGGGGAATTATCTTTAGATTCACAGAGATAACTCCAGTTGAAACAATTCATTTACAACTTCAGCATAGTTAAAAATTGGCATAATGCACAAACAGGCCCTCAAACTTGGACTCTgctggcaagtatgcccttcAACTTTTGGTGTGCACGAGTAGGCACGTCAACTTGTCTCCACTTTATCAGTTGAACACTCTAACTTACAAAATGAttatctagacacctccaaaatttatgtgccaTGTAGTGCCGCGTTAGCATttgtttacgtgttcaactttatacaagttgaggtgcccaCTTGTGCAAACCAAAAGTTGGAGCACATACTTGCCAGTTGAGACCAAGTTTGAGGgcatgtttatgtattatgcctggAAAATTGCTCACTTTCTAATAAAACTCTACTAACATTTACAGAAAATAATTCTTTTATAGCCAAAATAACTTCAGAATGATCTTCAACATTCATTCCGAACAAGAAGAAATTGAATGACAAAAAAAGAGATTTATCTTTTTTACCATATAAACTTTGCTTTCGTTGTATTTTGAAGTCATTTTATGCCGCGAAACTGAAAATGGAAAGGAGAAATACCTTTAAAACCCCAGAAACCCACATGATAAAACAATTGAGTCTGCAAATTCTGAGTAAAAATGATTCATTTACAACTTCAACATAGTAATAAAAATGCTCACAGAATAGAATTCAATAAACTTCGactaaatttggaaaaaaaaaaaccgtttATAGCCAAAACAACTTTGGAATTACGCTCTTCAACATTAATTCCGAACAAGAAGAAACTGAATTaccaaaaagtttttttttttttttttcacaccaTGTAAACTTTGCTATCAGTGTTTCTTGAAGTCATTTTAGTAACAGTTTCactacctattttacccttaatgagatatttatagccacacaaaagtcttccttttgTTCTTATACTTTGTGCCCAATCAAACACCTtcgcataaattgggacgaagggagtagcAATACAAATGCTCACAGAATAGAATTCAATAAAAATCCGACTAAACATttacaaaaaataattaatttataGCCAAAACAACTTCAGAATTACACTCTTCAACATTCTGAATTACCAAATAGATTATCATTTTTACCATGTAAACTTTTTACCTTTCAATATTTAGTAACAGTTTCTCTTTAAACTActtattttatccttaatgagatATGAtttatagagcctgtttggatgggcttatggctataagctgtttgcagcttataagctaaaaaaaataagttagggtagtctaacttttttcttttttgcttataagttgttttcagcttataagctgctttagataagctaagtcaaatgagcccaattatttctTTGAGCTTATtttggtcagccaaacactcaaaaaaactgaaaacagcttataaccaacttataagccaatccaaacgggctcatagtcaCACAAATACTTATAGATTGTTTATTCTTAAAACTCCGTGGCTATTCAAGCAtctttcacataaattgggacgaagggagAAATAAAAATACCCACAGAATAGAActcaataaaaacaataaagatAACGAAAATAACATTTTTGCACCAAACTTAGGTAATACTACTTTTAAAAAtctttatacaaaaaaaaaaaaaaacatataaaccCACATGATAAAACAATTCAGTAAGCAAATTCTTTGACTAGCAACAATTAATTTACAACTTCAACATACTGATAAAAATGCTCACATAATTCAATAAAAAATTCCACTAACATGTGTAAGAAAATATTACCAATTGAATTACCAAAAAGAGAATTTTACCTTTAAAAACAATATAGACAATAAAAATAACATTTTTTGCCTGCAAATTCTTTGACTAGCAATAATTAATTTGCAAATTCAACatagtaatagtaataaaaaTGTTCACAGAATAGAATTCAAAAAAAATCGACtaacatttacaaaaaaaaaaaaatattagctaTTCTTTGGTTTTTACTGTTATTTGAAGTTAATTTTAATGCAGTGAAACTGAAAATGGTAAGGGAAATTTAATTTACCTTTTAAATTCAgagtgtgagagagagagagagagagagagagcagatAGCAGTTTTCCCTATTCAGATAAGCTGTGCCCTAATTTCTGTCAAACACACCCAATTCGGGTCAAACtattgtatcttttttttttttttttttttgtttctcaaAACCCGACTATATTTGGACTCTCGTCGCGTAAGACTCCATTTTGGGAGTGATCCTTACTAAGGATTTTTTTTCAGTCCCGTTCGCTGAACCACATCATTTGGTGGTCAAACTAGGGTATACTTTATTGTTTCATTTCGAGGaaatcttttgttttttttttgggttaaaaatagTAAAAACAATAAAGTAAGTGAAAATAAGGCACCCCTTTGGTCATGAATTTTGAAAAAAGTATAGTTTTTGTtttccaagtgaaaaatggtACTTGAAAATTGAAATTGTGTTTGGCCATGAATACAAATtggatttatttttttgttttttttttttttttttactttttgtgAGAATTTGGAGTGAAAATGGTGAAAACAACTTTTTGGCAGTGAAAATAAGGCACCCCCTTGGCCATGAAATttgtgaaatttgaaaaaaaaaagtttttgttttccaaatgaaaaatagtatttgaaaattgaagttgtgtttggctatgaatacaaattggagttgttttttattgtatttttaaatttttgtgaGTAATTTGgaatgaaaaaagtgaaaataattttttaatgtTTTTCAAATTCCGGAATTCAACTTTAAGTTGAATTTCGAAATTTTTCTGAATTTTATGACCAAACTTGATTTCCGGAAttaaattccaaaaaaaagtaaaaattattcatggccaaacaccccccccccccccaccataagatactccctctgtcccataataagtgttatCTTAGCCAAAATAtttatcccataataagtgtcaccttaggaattCAAGACATAAATTGGCTAGTTTTTGCCAACTCCACCCTTAAACAAAAAACtaacaagttaaagtaacatctaaatgatcaTTGAAAAAATCACATTGTAAATTGGTACTGTTGGA includes these proteins:
- the LOC132609863 gene encoding uncharacterized protein LOC132609863 isoform X4; this translates as MSSPDFSVSCSLECRVVPSCHHSTHMRIKLCLFERGCKKNMSSDTANEDTSVVDSSVTEWKNERGKLDEPDSPSYRANEDTGRSRAEEHTNSCPQIGIPSAIGKGKFYDIRYFVIKSLNHENIQLSVNNGIWATQVMNEPILDEAFHNSSKVILIFSVNASGYFQGYAEMVSSVGWRRDQVWSQGNGGRNPWGRSFKVKWLRLYDLPFQRTLHLNNPWNQYKPVKISRDCQELPPDIGEALCELLDGHDALDVNLKMDKFARNDLSSMHLGDENSNASLMPNGSMFYPSVFYQHQVDASRLHGAPQRINGVFSAEESAIASGESKSKPSRHSQRNGSHYNLHVDPDVGPQNNMWGLSAEWSPLASNLTEDDILEMTYEEYLEAHSRGSKRPHHPDHHGVHKGH
- the LOC132609863 gene encoding uncharacterized protein LOC132609863 isoform X5 gives rise to the protein MSSDTANEDTSVVDSSVTEWKNERGKLDEPDSPSYRANEDTGRSRAEEHTNSCPQIGIPSAIGKGKFYDIRYFVIKSLNHENIQLSVNNGIWATQVMNEPILDEAFHNSSKVILIFSVNASGYFQGYAEMVSSVGWRRDQVWSQGNGGRNPWGRSFKVKWLRLYDLPFQRTLHLNNPWNQYKPVKISRDCQELPPDIGEALCELLDGHDALDVNLKMDKFARNDLSSMHLGDENSNASLMPNGSMFYPSVFYQHQVDASRLHGAPQRINGVFSAEESAIASGESKSKPSRHSQRNGSHYNLHVDPDVGPQNNMWGLSAEWSPLASNLTEDDILEMTYEEYLEAHSRGSKRPHHPVSGPSRSTQRSLVNEEHCDDSQVAVRRKGEVTKSPNQLH
- the LOC132609863 gene encoding uncharacterized protein LOC132609863 isoform X1, yielding MSSPDFSVSCSLECRVVPSCHHSTHMRIKLCLFERGCKKNMSSDTANEDTSVVDSSVTEWKNERGKLDEPDSPSYRANEDTGRSRAEEHTNSCPQIGIPSAIGKGKFYDIRYFVIKSLNHENIQLSVNNGIWATQVMNEPILDEAFHNSSKVILIFSVNASGYFQGYAEMVSSVGWRRDQVWSQGNGGRNPWGRSFKVKWLRLYDLPFQRTLHLNNPWNQYKPVKISRDCQELPPDIGEALCELLDGHDALDVNLKMDKFARNDLSSMHLGDENSNASLMPNGSMFYPSVFYQHQVDASRLHGAPQRINGVFSAEESAIASGESKSKPSRHSQRNGSHYNLHVDPDVGPQNNMWGLSAEWSPLASNLTEDDILEMTYEEYLEAHSRGSKRPHHPVSGPSRSTQRSLVNEEHCDDSQVAVRRKGEVTKSPNQLH
- the LOC132609863 gene encoding uncharacterized protein LOC132609863 isoform X2, producing MSSPDFSVSCSLECRVVPSCHHSTHMRIKLCLFERGCKKNMSSDTANEDTSVVDSSVTEWKNERGKLDEPDSPSYRANEDTGRSRAEEHTNSCPQIGIPSAIGKGKFYDIRYFVIKSLNHENIQLSVNNGIWATQVMNEPILDEAFHNSSKVILIFSVNASGYFQGYAEMVSSVGWRRDQVWSQGNGGRNPWGRSFKVKWLRLYDLPFQRTLHLNNPWNQYKPVKISRDCQELPPDIGEALCELLDGHDALDVNLKMDKFARNDLSSMHLGDENSNASLMPNGSMFYPSVFYQHQVDASRLHGAPQRINGVFSAEESAIASGESKSKPSRHSQRNGSHYNLHVDPDVGPQNNMWGLSAEWSPLASNLTEDDILEMTYEEYLEAHSRGSKRPHHPVSGPSRSTQRSLVNEEHCDDSQSGCSSKKRRSH